The following proteins are co-located in the Mycolicibacterium goodii genome:
- a CDS encoding thioredoxin family protein, whose product MSPSMSAAIAVLIAALVLAYLIGRLLTRRSGVVRAVRAGDADGAGAGADADAERNRDELGLSRTGPTILHFTAEWCGPCAGVRRVVDQVCAELPAVAHVEIDMDANPEAAKRLSVLSLPTTFIFDAHGHQRYRTSGVPKAADLRTAVEPLLA is encoded by the coding sequence ATGAGCCCATCGATGTCGGCAGCGATCGCGGTGCTGATCGCTGCTCTGGTCCTGGCGTATCTGATCGGTCGGCTGCTGACCCGGCGGTCGGGCGTCGTGCGTGCGGTCCGGGCGGGGGACGCCGACGGTGCCGGTGCCGGTGCCGATGCCGATGCCGAACGCAACCGCGACGAACTGGGGCTGTCGCGCACCGGCCCGACGATCCTGCATTTCACCGCCGAGTGGTGCGGGCCGTGCGCCGGTGTGCGCCGCGTGGTCGACCAGGTGTGCGCCGAGTTGCCCGCCGTCGCGCACGTCGAGATCGACATGGACGCCAATCCCGAGGCGGCCAAGCGTCTTTCGGTGCTGTCGTTGCCGACGACGTTCATCTTCGACGCCCACGGCCACCAGCGGTACCGCACCAGCGGCGTGCCCAAGGCCGCTGACCTGCGCACCGCGGTGGAACCGCTGTTGGCTTGA
- a CDS encoding putative leader peptide, with product MSARIELVLIKRRAVDLCRVAGCCCCCCCC from the coding sequence GTGTCCGCCCGCATTGAGCTTGTGCTCATCAAGCGCCGCGCAGTCGATCTGTGCCGCGTCGCGGGCTGCTGCTGTTGTTGTTGCTGCTGTTGA
- a CDS encoding DUF4395 domain-containing protein, translating into MSSSTTDTTQTRFDQVDVRGPRFAAWVTTAVLIVALLVSGFSPVAAAAVLAVQAVVFAIGAVGGPRRQPYGRLFATFVAPRIGPVTQREPVPPLKFAQLVGLVFAAVGVVGFGLGITAVGLVATAAALVAAFLNAAFDICLGCRIYPLVMRLRRTSEYA; encoded by the coding sequence ATGTCATCATCGACAACCGATACCACGCAGACCAGGTTCGACCAGGTAGACGTGCGCGGTCCCCGCTTCGCGGCGTGGGTGACCACCGCGGTGCTGATCGTGGCGCTGCTGGTCTCCGGGTTCAGCCCGGTCGCGGCCGCTGCGGTGCTGGCCGTGCAGGCCGTGGTGTTCGCCATCGGCGCCGTCGGCGGCCCGCGCAGGCAGCCCTATGGCCGGTTGTTCGCCACCTTCGTCGCACCCCGGATCGGACCGGTCACCCAACGCGAGCCGGTGCCGCCGCTGAAGTTCGCCCAACTCGTCGGCCTAGTCTTCGCGGCCGTCGGCGTCGTCGGCTTCGGCCTCGGCATCACCGCGGTCGGTCTCGTCGCGACGGCGGCGGCATTGGTGGCGGCGTTCCTCAACGCGGCGTTCGACATCTGTCTCGGCTGCCGCATATACCCGCTCGTGATGCGTCTGCGTCGCACATCTGAATACGCCTGA
- a CDS encoding DUF1416 domain-containing protein — MCSAPKQGLTLPAGVDLEKETVITGRVVDGAGQAVGGAFVRLLDGSDEFTAEVVASATGDFRFFAAPGTWTVRALSPAGNGNVTVAPTGAGIHEVDVKVA, encoded by the coding sequence ATGTGCTCTGCACCCAAACAAGGGCTGACGTTGCCGGCCGGCGTTGACCTGGAGAAGGAAACCGTGATCACCGGTCGTGTGGTCGACGGTGCCGGCCAGGCCGTCGGCGGCGCGTTCGTCCGTCTGCTGGACGGCAGCGACGAGTTCACCGCCGAGGTGGTGGCGTCGGCGACCGGTGATTTCCGGTTCTTCGCCGCGCCGGGCACCTGGACCGTGCGCGCCCTGTCGCCCGCAGGCAACGGCAACGTGACCGTCGCGCCGACCGGCGCGGGGATCCACGAGGTCGACGTCAAGGTCGCCTGA
- a CDS encoding sulfurtransferase produces the protein MARSDVLVSTDWAESNLNAPKTVFVEVDEDTSAYDTGHIEGAVKLDWKTDLQDPIRRDFVDAQQFSKLLSERGINNDDTVILYGGNNNWFAAYAYWYFKLYGHQDVKLLDGGRKKWELDARPLSTEKVERPQTSYTAKEPDNSIRAFRDEVIAAIGAKNLVDVRSPDEFSGKILAPAHLPQEQSQRPGHIPGAINVPWSKAANEDGTFKSDEELAKLYAEAGLDGEKETIAYCRIGERSSHTWFVLQELLGHKNVKNYDGSWTEYGSLVGAPIELGS, from the coding sequence ATGGCACGCTCCGACGTCCTGGTCAGCACGGACTGGGCCGAGAGCAATCTCAACGCGCCGAAGACGGTGTTCGTGGAGGTCGACGAGGACACCTCCGCCTACGACACCGGTCACATCGAGGGCGCGGTGAAGCTCGACTGGAAGACGGATCTGCAGGATCCGATCCGCCGCGACTTCGTCGACGCGCAGCAGTTCTCCAAGCTGTTGTCCGAGCGCGGTATCAACAACGACGACACCGTGATCCTCTACGGCGGCAACAACAACTGGTTCGCCGCCTACGCCTACTGGTACTTCAAGCTGTACGGGCACCAGGACGTGAAGCTGCTCGACGGCGGCCGCAAGAAGTGGGAGCTCGACGCCCGCCCGCTGTCGACCGAGAAGGTCGAGCGGCCGCAGACCAGCTACACCGCAAAGGAACCCGACAACTCGATCCGCGCCTTCCGTGACGAGGTGATCGCCGCGATCGGCGCCAAGAACCTGGTCGATGTGCGCTCGCCCGACGAGTTCTCGGGCAAGATCCTCGCGCCCGCGCATCTGCCGCAGGAGCAGAGCCAGCGCCCGGGCCACATCCCCGGCGCCATCAATGTCCCGTGGAGCAAGGCCGCCAACGAGGACGGCACCTTCAAGTCCGACGAGGAGCTGGCGAAGCTGTACGCCGAGGCCGGCCTCGACGGCGAGAAGGAGACCATCGCCTACTGCCGCATCGGTGAGCGCTCGTCGCACACCTGGTTCGTGCTGCAGGAGCTCCTCGGACACAAGAACGTCAAGAACTACGACGGCAGTTGGACGGAATACGGCTCCCTGGTGGGGGCCCCGATCGAGTTGGGAAGTTGA